The following coding sequences are from one Microbacterium wangchenii window:
- a CDS encoding alcohol dehydrogenase catalytic domain-containing protein translates to MKALTWQGKRKVEVRDAPDPRIQEPTDAIVRITSTAICGSDLHLYELFGPFLDPGDILGHEAMGIVEEVGSDVTTLRPGDRVVVPFNIACGHCFMCRSGLQSQCETTQVTEYGSGAALFGYTKLYGQVPGGQAGMLRVPLAEYNTVLVGKELPDDRYLFLSDILPTAWQGVEYANLPDNGTLVVLGLGPVGQFAARIGVHRGHRVIGIDPVPERRELATRFGVEAWEDDDALQRIRDVTEGRGADAVIDAVGMEAHGSPGVHLAHQAIGALPDALARPLMERAGVDRLAALHTGIDMARRGGTLSISGVYAGDADLLPMKTMFDKQLTLRMGQCNVKRWIDDLLPLVEDPADPLGTEQLVTHRAPLEKAPELYGTFQRKEDGCIKVVLQP, encoded by the coding sequence ATGAAGGCACTGACATGGCAGGGCAAGCGCAAGGTCGAGGTGCGGGACGCCCCGGATCCGCGGATCCAGGAGCCCACCGACGCGATCGTGCGCATCACGTCGACGGCCATCTGCGGCTCCGATCTGCACCTGTACGAACTGTTCGGCCCCTTCCTGGACCCCGGTGACATCCTCGGGCACGAAGCGATGGGCATCGTGGAGGAGGTCGGCTCCGACGTCACGACGCTCCGGCCCGGAGATCGGGTCGTCGTTCCCTTCAACATCGCGTGCGGGCACTGCTTCATGTGCCGCAGCGGCCTGCAGTCCCAGTGCGAGACGACACAGGTGACCGAGTACGGGTCGGGGGCGGCCCTCTTCGGCTACACCAAGCTGTACGGCCAGGTCCCCGGCGGGCAGGCCGGCATGCTGCGGGTGCCGCTGGCCGAGTACAACACCGTGCTCGTGGGCAAGGAGCTGCCCGATGACCGGTACCTCTTCCTCAGTGACATCCTCCCCACCGCATGGCAGGGCGTCGAATACGCGAACCTGCCGGACAACGGCACGCTCGTCGTGCTCGGGCTCGGGCCCGTGGGGCAGTTCGCCGCACGCATCGGGGTTCACCGCGGCCACCGCGTGATCGGCATCGACCCCGTGCCCGAGCGCCGTGAACTGGCGACGCGGTTCGGGGTGGAGGCGTGGGAGGACGACGATGCGCTCCAGCGCATCCGTGACGTGACCGAGGGTCGCGGCGCCGACGCCGTCATCGACGCGGTCGGGATGGAGGCGCACGGCAGCCCCGGCGTGCATCTCGCGCACCAGGCGATCGGCGCGCTGCCCGACGCCCTCGCCCGCCCGCTGATGGAACGCGCCGGCGTGGATCGCCTGGCCGCTCTGCACACCGGTATCGACATGGCGCGCCGCGGCGGCACGCTGTCGATCAGCGGCGTGTACGCCGGCGACGCCGATCTGCTGCCGATGAAGACGATGTTCGACAAGCAGCTGACGCTGCGGATGGGGCAGTGCAACGTCAAGCGGTGGATCGACGATCTGCTGCCCCTGGTCGAGGATCCTGCCGACCCCCTCGGCACCGAGCAGCTGGTCACGCACCGCGCGCCGCTGGAGAAGGCGCCCGAGCTCTACGGCACCTTCCAGCGCAAAGAGGACGGATGCATCAAGGTCGTGCTGCAGCCCTGA
- a CDS encoding DUF2231 domain-containing protein has translation MTIPIGAWTATLVFDLLGLFAENPAPYAIGARVLVIIGLAGALVAVVFGLLDLSRIPRGTPARHTALLHATLNAGAIVLFAVVLVIRFAVGDDISPWALAITAAALLVLGFSGWLGGKLSYRWGVRVADETTQREGYVGA, from the coding sequence GTGACCATCCCCATCGGCGCCTGGACGGCGACTCTCGTGTTCGATCTGCTCGGGCTCTTCGCCGAGAACCCCGCGCCTTACGCCATCGGTGCCCGCGTTCTGGTGATCATCGGGCTGGCCGGCGCACTCGTGGCGGTCGTGTTCGGACTGCTGGATCTGTCGCGCATCCCCCGCGGCACTCCGGCGCGCCATACGGCGCTCCTGCACGCGACGCTCAACGCGGGCGCGATCGTGCTGTTCGCCGTGGTGCTGGTGATCCGCTTCGCCGTCGGAGACGACATCTCGCCGTGGGCGCTGGCGATCACGGCGGCCGCTCTGCTCGTTCTCGGGTTCTCCGGATGGCTCGGCGGAAAGCTCTCCTACCGATGGGGCGTGCGCGTCGCGGATGAGACCACCCAACGGGAGGGTTACGTCGGGGCGTGA
- a CDS encoding iron-containing redox enzyme family protein: protein MTVVDLAPSAVGVPFSPRGPLSDAVLRALAGDGQATGHVAAAADALGRAEDIARDDDIQLALFALYASAYGSIDGFSADVEWDPELVRTRRMLEQAFEAELRSSVPVPALPEPTADAVARLLFEMTSADTGPSLSRHLFRKATREQAQEFLIQRSIYTLREADPHSWAIPRLRGRAKAALVEIQSDEYGGGRPERMHAAMFAASLRGAGLDDAYGAYVDRVPAITLASHNAMSMFGLNRRLLGAIVGHLAAFEMTSSIPNKKYADGLRRLGYGEDVTDYFDEHVEADAVHEQIAGRDMAGALAEDRPELLPDILFGASACLVVDGWVGAHMLDAWERSESSLREPA from the coding sequence GTGACCGTCGTCGATCTCGCCCCATCGGCCGTGGGGGTCCCCTTCTCCCCGCGAGGCCCGCTCAGCGACGCCGTCCTGCGCGCCCTGGCCGGCGACGGCCAGGCAACCGGGCACGTCGCCGCCGCCGCGGATGCCCTGGGCCGCGCCGAGGACATCGCGCGTGACGACGACATCCAGCTGGCGCTGTTCGCCCTGTACGCATCGGCGTACGGGTCGATCGACGGCTTCTCCGCGGATGTGGAGTGGGACCCGGAGCTGGTGCGGACGCGACGGATGCTGGAGCAGGCGTTCGAGGCGGAACTGCGCTCGAGCGTGCCGGTGCCTGCGCTTCCCGAGCCCACCGCCGACGCCGTGGCACGGCTGCTGTTCGAGATGACCTCCGCCGACACCGGACCGAGCCTGTCCCGGCACCTCTTCCGCAAGGCCACTCGCGAGCAGGCCCAGGAGTTCCTCATCCAGCGCTCGATCTACACGCTACGCGAGGCCGACCCGCATTCGTGGGCGATCCCCCGGCTGCGGGGCCGGGCGAAAGCTGCCCTCGTCGAGATCCAGTCCGACGAGTACGGCGGAGGCCGGCCCGAGCGGATGCACGCCGCCATGTTCGCCGCATCCCTTCGTGGCGCAGGGCTGGATGACGCCTATGGCGCGTACGTCGATCGGGTGCCGGCGATCACCCTCGCCTCGCACAACGCGATGTCGATGTTCGGGCTGAACCGGCGTCTGCTGGGGGCGATCGTCGGCCACCTCGCCGCTTTCGAGATGACCTCCTCCATCCCCAACAAGAAGTACGCCGACGGGCTGCGGCGCCTGGGCTACGGCGAAGACGTCACGGACTACTTCGACGAGCACGTCGAAGCCGATGCGGTGCACGAGCAGATCGCCGGCCGGGACATGGCCGGCGCGCTCGCCGAGGACCGCCCCGAGCTGCTGCCCGACATCCTCTTCGGCGCATCGGCGTGCCTCGTCGTGGACGGCTGGGTGGGCGCGCACATGCTGGACGCGTGGGAGCGGTCGGAGTCATCGTTGCGGGAACCGGCATGA
- a CDS encoding manganese catalase family protein, with the protein MYFHRQELQHKATPDKPDAVYARKLQEVLGGQYGEITVALQYQFQAWNMHIPGKYRDLVFGIGAEEMGHVEMLAVMIAQLLEKSPLGITEEAVQDDPTVAAVIGGTDIQHGIVAGAGARPVDSMGNPWQGSYITASGNLLADFQANANAEMQGRVQVARLYHMTDDHGVRDLLAFLLARDTMHQNQWLAAAAELQEEGLESLPVPSNFPLEKEDRTVSYQYLNFSDGQAAAEGRWASGPTPDGKGEFTYVAEPQSQVPMPPPTHPDSRFYGTTELPNTMEKLAGRAQDALHKE; encoded by the coding sequence ATGTACTTCCACCGGCAAGAGCTGCAGCACAAGGCCACGCCCGACAAGCCGGATGCGGTCTACGCACGCAAACTCCAGGAGGTCCTGGGCGGACAGTACGGTGAGATCACCGTCGCCCTCCAGTACCAGTTCCAGGCATGGAACATGCACATCCCGGGCAAGTACCGCGACCTCGTCTTCGGCATCGGAGCGGAGGAGATGGGGCACGTGGAGATGCTCGCGGTCATGATCGCGCAGCTGCTGGAGAAGTCGCCGCTGGGCATCACCGAAGAGGCCGTGCAGGACGACCCCACCGTCGCCGCGGTGATCGGCGGCACCGACATCCAGCACGGCATCGTCGCGGGCGCCGGCGCGCGGCCGGTCGACAGCATGGGCAACCCGTGGCAGGGCAGCTACATCACCGCCAGCGGCAACCTCCTGGCCGACTTCCAGGCCAATGCGAACGCCGAGATGCAGGGGCGCGTGCAGGTCGCGCGGCTCTACCACATGACCGACGATCACGGCGTGCGGGACCTTCTCGCGTTCCTCCTGGCCCGCGACACCATGCACCAGAACCAGTGGCTGGCCGCCGCCGCGGAGCTGCAGGAGGAGGGCCTCGAGTCGCTCCCCGTGCCGAGCAACTTCCCGCTCGAGAAGGAGGATCGGACCGTGTCGTACCAGTACCTCAACTTCTCCGACGGTCAGGCCGCAGCCGAAGGCCGGTGGGCCTCCGGTCCCACGCCGGACGGCAAGGGCGAGTTCACCTATGTCGCCGAGCCGCAGTCGCAGGTGCCGATGCCGCCTCCCACGCACCCCGACTCGCGCTTCTACGGCACGACCGAGCTGCCCAACACGATGGAGAAGCTCGCCGGCCGCGCCCAGGACGCGCTGCACAAGGAATGA
- a CDS encoding MBL fold metallo-hydrolase encodes MTRNPDGVFPVAEGVLRISRAAVNCYLIDADDGPVLVDAGLPRTWPLLRDALSSIGRAPDDLAAVYLTHGHFDHVGMCDRLWHDHHVPVHVHDKDVALARHPYRYAHERPRLTYPVRYPGALPVLARMVAAGALGVHGIDAQGDVRPGEVPPLPGGLIPVASPGHTYGHCAFHLPDRGLLFSGDALVTYDPYTGRTGPRVVARAATADADAALAALDALAATAAGVVLPGHGEPFRQGAADAAAHARAVGID; translated from the coding sequence ATGACGCGTAACCCCGATGGTGTCTTCCCCGTCGCGGAGGGGGTGCTCCGCATCAGCCGTGCCGCGGTGAACTGCTACCTCATCGACGCGGACGACGGGCCGGTGCTCGTGGACGCCGGCCTGCCCCGCACGTGGCCGCTGCTGCGGGACGCGCTCTCCTCGATCGGGCGAGCTCCCGACGACCTGGCGGCGGTGTACCTCACGCACGGGCACTTCGATCACGTCGGCATGTGCGATCGGCTGTGGCACGACCACCACGTCCCCGTGCACGTGCACGACAAGGACGTCGCCCTCGCACGCCATCCGTACCGTTACGCCCACGAGCGACCACGTCTCACCTACCCCGTGCGTTACCCCGGCGCGCTGCCCGTGCTGGCCCGCATGGTGGCGGCCGGAGCGCTCGGCGTGCACGGAATCGACGCCCAGGGAGACGTGCGTCCGGGGGAGGTGCCGCCCCTGCCGGGCGGGCTGATCCCGGTCGCGTCCCCCGGCCACACCTACGGCCACTGCGCGTTCCATCTCCCCGACCGCGGTCTGCTCTTCTCCGGCGACGCGCTGGTCACCTATGACCCGTACACGGGGCGAACCGGTCCCCGGGTCGTCGCCCGTGCCGCAACGGCCGACGCCGATGCCGCTCTCGCCGCCCTCGACGCGCTCGCCGCCACGGCGGCAGGCGTCGTCCTGCCCGGTCACGGCGAGCCGTTCCGCCAGGGCGCAGCGGATGCCGCGGCCCACGCGCGGGCGGTGGGGATCGACTGA
- a CDS encoding CDGSH iron-sulfur domain-containing protein: MTDERVTITAYPDGPLLLRGDVDLRTADGEPIPRTRRTVALCRCGLSTIKPFCDGTHKAAGFRTDE, translated from the coding sequence ATGACCGACGAGCGCGTGACCATCACCGCGTACCCCGACGGTCCGCTCCTGCTCCGGGGCGATGTCGACCTGCGCACTGCGGACGGCGAACCTATTCCCCGAACGCGCCGCACGGTGGCCCTGTGCCGCTGCGGACTGTCGACGATCAAGCCGTTCTGCGACGGAACCCACAAGGCGGCGGGGTTCCGCACAGACGAGTGA
- a CDS encoding glycosyltransferase — translation MNAPQRITAEYVLPLKWSDEAGVAELTDYLHRLVQWIDVTVVDGSDPDLFAAHAAAWGDAVRHVPVAVRAGANGKVRGVLTGIAAARHERIVLADDDVRYDAAALARVVAALADADLVKPQNHFRPLPWHARWDTGRTLINRALGGDYPGTYGVRRSALTATGGYDAGVLFENLEMERTVRAGGGRVRALHDLYVVRRPPSIRHFLGQRVRQAYDSLAQPGRLVAELAILPALLLARRRRAVLAALAGAAIVIGEVGRRRGGGARVFPPTAALWAPAWVLERGVTAWAALILRARGGVRYAGDRLSRAATSNRILRARHAPARAQY, via the coding sequence GTGAACGCCCCGCAGCGGATCACCGCCGAGTACGTCCTCCCGCTGAAGTGGAGCGACGAGGCGGGAGTGGCGGAGCTCACCGACTACCTGCACCGGTTGGTGCAGTGGATCGATGTCACCGTGGTGGACGGATCCGATCCGGATCTGTTCGCCGCGCACGCCGCCGCGTGGGGCGACGCCGTGCGCCATGTCCCGGTCGCCGTGCGTGCGGGCGCGAACGGGAAGGTGCGCGGGGTGCTCACGGGGATCGCGGCGGCCCGCCACGAGCGCATCGTGCTCGCCGACGACGACGTCCGGTACGACGCGGCGGCGCTGGCCCGCGTCGTGGCGGCGCTGGCGGACGCCGACCTGGTGAAGCCGCAGAACCACTTCCGCCCCCTGCCGTGGCATGCTCGCTGGGACACCGGCCGGACGCTCATCAACCGCGCTCTGGGCGGGGACTATCCGGGGACGTACGGCGTTCGCCGGTCGGCGCTGACGGCCACCGGTGGGTACGACGCCGGCGTGCTGTTCGAAAACCTCGAGATGGAACGCACCGTCCGCGCCGGCGGCGGCCGCGTGCGCGCCCTGCACGATCTCTACGTGGTGCGCCGCCCGCCCTCCATACGCCATTTCCTGGGTCAGCGTGTGCGGCAGGCCTATGACAGCCTCGCCCAGCCCGGCCGGCTGGTCGCCGAACTCGCGATCCTCCCCGCTCTGCTGCTCGCCCGGCGGCGGCGGGCGGTACTGGCTGCGCTTGCGGGCGCGGCGATCGTCATCGGGGAGGTCGGGCGGCGACGCGGCGGCGGTGCGCGCGTGTTCCCGCCCACCGCGGCGCTGTGGGCGCCGGCGTGGGTGCTGGAGCGCGGCGTGACCGCATGGGCGGCGCTCATCCTGCGTGCGCGCGGCGGTGTGCGCTACGCCGGCGACCGGCTCTCACGCGCCGCCACCTCGAACCGCATCCTGCGCGCGCGACACGCGCCCGCACGCGCCCAGTACTGA
- the chrA gene encoding chromate efflux transporter, whose translation MRGSIGEVFRAFLKLGLTSFGGPIAHLGYFREEFVARRRWLDDAGYADLAALSQFLPGPTSSQVGFALGLMRAGVGGAFAAFAAFTLPSVVIMVALAAGAAVLSGPIAAGVVHGLTLVAVAIVAHAVWGMARTLAPDPRRATIAAGAALLALVPGGSAGQLLAIALGAAAGLLLCRGLPRTAPASPPIRVPHAAGVACLAAFAVLVVALPLLAVATGAGGVALFDAFFRAGSLVFGGGHVVLPLLETAVVGSGWLGADAVLTGYGAAQALPGPLFTFAAYLGALVDVGPGGVLGAGLATAAIFLPGLLLLVGVLPFWSAMRRRTWTEPLLRGANAAVVGILGAALYTPLFTTAIGGADDFALALGCFVLLSAWRWPSWAVVLVGATGGLALALVP comes from the coding sequence GTGCGAGGCTCGATCGGCGAGGTGTTCCGCGCCTTCCTGAAGCTGGGGCTGACGTCCTTCGGCGGCCCCATCGCCCACCTGGGCTACTTCCGCGAGGAGTTCGTCGCGCGGCGCCGCTGGCTCGACGACGCCGGGTACGCCGATCTGGCCGCGCTGAGCCAGTTCCTCCCCGGCCCTACCTCGAGCCAGGTGGGATTCGCCCTCGGCCTGATGCGGGCCGGCGTCGGGGGCGCGTTCGCCGCCTTCGCCGCCTTCACGCTGCCCTCCGTCGTGATCATGGTGGCGCTGGCTGCCGGCGCTGCGGTGCTGTCCGGGCCGATCGCCGCCGGCGTGGTGCACGGACTCACCCTCGTCGCCGTCGCGATCGTCGCGCACGCGGTGTGGGGGATGGCACGCACCCTCGCCCCGGACCCGCGGCGAGCCACCATCGCCGCGGGGGCCGCGCTGCTCGCCCTGGTCCCCGGCGGGTCGGCCGGGCAGCTCCTCGCGATCGCGCTGGGCGCTGCGGCGGGGTTGCTGCTGTGCCGGGGGCTGCCCCGCACCGCCCCCGCCTCGCCGCCGATCCGGGTGCCGCACGCGGCGGGCGTGGCGTGCCTCGCGGCGTTCGCCGTCCTCGTGGTGGCGCTGCCGCTGCTGGCAGTCGCGACCGGCGCGGGTGGCGTCGCGCTGTTCGACGCGTTCTTCCGCGCCGGCTCCCTCGTCTTTGGCGGCGGCCACGTCGTCCTGCCCCTGCTGGAGACGGCGGTCGTCGGCAGCGGCTGGCTCGGCGCGGATGCCGTGCTCACCGGCTACGGCGCCGCCCAGGCGCTGCCCGGGCCGCTGTTCACCTTCGCCGCCTACCTGGGCGCCCTCGTCGACGTCGGCCCGGGTGGCGTCCTGGGTGCGGGCCTGGCCACCGCCGCGATCTTCCTTCCGGGGCTCCTCCTGCTGGTGGGGGTGCTGCCGTTCTGGAGCGCGATGCGACGGCGCACGTGGACCGAGCCGCTGCTGCGCGGGGCGAATGCCGCCGTCGTGGGGATCCTCGGCGCCGCCCTGTATACGCCGTTGTTCACCACGGCCATCGGCGGCGCCGATGACTTCGCGCTCGCGCTCGGATGCTTCGTGCTGCTGTCGGCGTGGCGTTGGCCGTCGTGGGCCGTCGTTCTGGTCGGCGCAACCGGCGGTCTCGCCCTCGCGCTGGTGCCCTGA
- a CDS encoding arsenic resistance protein translates to MSRLTQWMDARQVPLAVAGIAAGAVLALVLPAAARPLEHAITPVLAALLYVTFLAVPFPALAGVFRDGRLLVAVLVLNFAVVPAVVFGLSRLVAHDSALLIGVLLVLLTPCVDYVIVFSGMAGGDRERLLVATPVLTIGQMVLLPGYLWLLGGEHTLAAVDLRPFAEAFLLVVAAPVGLAVLTQLLGRSLPRLRRTADAAQGGVVPLMALTLLVVVASQAARAGGAVTELLPVVPVFVLFAIVMVPLGAGIARAARLDRPGRTAVVFSGVTRNSLVVLPLALALPPALHLAPLVVVTQTLVELLVMVVLVAVFRRMRRPDVMTAGALQGNRAPR, encoded by the coding sequence ATGTCGCGCCTGACCCAGTGGATGGATGCGCGCCAGGTGCCGCTGGCCGTGGCGGGCATCGCAGCCGGTGCCGTGCTCGCGCTCGTGCTGCCCGCCGCCGCCCGTCCCCTCGAACACGCGATCACCCCCGTTCTCGCGGCCCTGCTGTACGTGACGTTCCTGGCCGTGCCGTTTCCGGCTCTGGCGGGGGTGTTCCGCGACGGGCGCCTGCTGGTCGCGGTCCTGGTGCTCAACTTCGCCGTCGTGCCCGCCGTCGTGTTCGGGCTGAGTCGCCTCGTCGCCCACGACAGCGCGCTCCTGATCGGCGTCCTCCTGGTCCTGCTCACGCCCTGCGTGGACTACGTCATCGTCTTCTCCGGGATGGCCGGCGGCGACCGCGAGCGGCTCCTCGTCGCCACTCCCGTGCTCACGATCGGCCAGATGGTGCTTCTGCCGGGGTACCTGTGGCTCCTGGGCGGGGAGCACACGCTCGCCGCCGTCGACCTCCGGCCGTTCGCCGAAGCATTCCTCCTCGTCGTCGCCGCTCCCGTGGGGCTGGCCGTCCTGACCCAGCTGCTGGGTCGCAGCCTCCCCCGGCTCCGCCGCACCGCCGACGCCGCCCAGGGCGGCGTCGTGCCGCTGATGGCGCTCACCCTGCTCGTCGTGGTCGCCTCCCAGGCCGCCCGTGCCGGCGGCGCCGTCACCGAATTGCTCCCGGTGGTCCCCGTGTTCGTGCTGTTCGCCATCGTGATGGTGCCCCTCGGAGCCGGGATCGCGCGCGCCGCGCGGCTCGACCGCCCCGGCCGTACGGCGGTCGTCTTCAGCGGTGTCACCCGCAACTCGCTGGTCGTCCTGCCGTTGGCCCTCGCGCTGCCTCCCGCACTGCACCTCGCGCCGCTCGTGGTGGTCACCCAGACTCTCGTGGAACTGCTCGTGATGGTGGTCCTCGTGGCGGTGTTCCGACGGATGCGGCGACCCGATGTCATGACGGCCGGAGCACTTCAGGGAAATCGCGCACCCCGGTAG
- a CDS encoding ATP-dependent DNA ligase, with translation MGKFIYEDLVRVDFEDRVLAHLQVVIGNKLKRGEPFYFQWKDDATTGGGRSSVWMHPAASFAFKYYGGRPPSLNRAWLDALMYTANAPHGLYVVPEPQGSSASPQWG, from the coding sequence GTGGGAAAGTTCATCTACGAGGACCTCGTCCGGGTCGATTTCGAGGACCGGGTCCTTGCACATCTGCAGGTCGTGATCGGGAACAAGCTCAAACGCGGCGAGCCGTTCTACTTCCAATGGAAGGATGACGCCACCACCGGCGGCGGACGCAGCTCGGTGTGGATGCATCCGGCGGCTTCGTTCGCGTTCAAGTACTACGGCGGACGCCCCCCGTCCCTCAACCGCGCGTGGCTGGACGCCCTGATGTACACCGCCAACGCGCCCCACGGGCTGTACGTGGTGCCCGAGCCTCAGGGGAGTTCCGCCTCGCCGCAATGGGGGTGA
- a CDS encoding PPOX class F420-dependent oxidoreductase: MRHELAEKADHEYVSLVTYRRNGDPVATPVWVVRDGDRLLVTTGGTSGKVKRLRHTPRVTVTPCDVRGRIAPDATPATAHAVVDASEQTRARLDAALKAKYGMKYRLIRVGRRKDTSSVALVITDPAE; encoded by the coding sequence ATGCGCCACGAGCTCGCCGAGAAGGCCGACCACGAGTACGTCTCCCTCGTCACGTATCGCCGCAACGGCGATCCGGTGGCCACCCCGGTGTGGGTCGTGCGGGACGGTGACCGCCTGCTGGTGACCACCGGCGGCACGTCCGGCAAGGTCAAGCGGCTGCGGCACACCCCTCGCGTCACCGTCACCCCGTGCGACGTGCGCGGCAGGATCGCACCGGATGCGACGCCGGCGACCGCGCACGCGGTGGTCGACGCGAGTGAACAGACGCGCGCACGGCTGGACGCCGCTCTGAAGGCGAAGTACGGCATGAAGTACCGCCTGATCCGCGTCGGCCGGCGCAAGGACACCTCCTCCGTCGCTCTCGTGATCACCGACCCGGCGGAGTGA
- a CDS encoding helix-turn-helix transcriptional regulator, with protein sequence MAQVLRARARGAEDVESVWRRVVPSARLDGADRRPLAFDWTSVTVRGLTVVSYDLTASVRSVVQPEDELMACRVVTADGWVGNDHEDLDPSLPWLSTDRGMRARWVGRAQVRALVLDRREAEHTARRISGDDRLVLRATEAPPTSVAAARQWERAYRYIRESSVAAATEENGDGVWEAELHRHATLATLSAFSTTFQEALERAAQTRPAPATVRRAIAFIEAHAQEPITVDDIATAARISTRGLQYAFRRSREMPPTEYLRSVRLAGAHDDLAHGASGIATVARRWGFGSPSRFAAYYRRRYGHAPAETLRDT encoded by the coding sequence GTGGCGCAGGTTCTTCGCGCGCGTGCGCGCGGCGCCGAGGACGTCGAGTCCGTGTGGCGGCGCGTCGTGCCCTCCGCCCGGTTGGACGGAGCCGATCGGCGTCCGCTCGCGTTCGACTGGACCTCGGTGACCGTGCGCGGTCTCACCGTCGTCTCGTACGATCTCACCGCCTCCGTGCGTTCGGTCGTGCAGCCCGAGGACGAGTTGATGGCGTGCCGTGTGGTGACCGCCGACGGGTGGGTCGGCAACGACCACGAAGACCTCGACCCCTCGCTGCCCTGGCTGTCCACCGATCGGGGCATGCGCGCCCGGTGGGTGGGAAGGGCGCAGGTGCGCGCCTTGGTCCTGGATCGCCGGGAGGCCGAACACACCGCCCGCCGTATCTCGGGGGATGATCGGCTCGTGCTGCGGGCGACGGAGGCGCCGCCGACCAGCGTCGCGGCTGCACGGCAATGGGAACGGGCCTACCGGTACATCCGGGAATCCTCCGTGGCGGCCGCGACGGAGGAGAACGGCGACGGCGTGTGGGAGGCGGAGCTGCACCGGCATGCGACGCTGGCGACCCTGTCGGCCTTCTCGACCACGTTTCAGGAGGCGCTCGAACGTGCCGCCCAGACCCGGCCGGCACCGGCCACGGTCCGCCGGGCGATCGCGTTCATCGAGGCGCACGCGCAGGAGCCGATCACCGTGGACGACATCGCCACCGCGGCCCGCATCTCCACGCGGGGCCTGCAGTACGCCTTCCGGCGCTCGCGGGAGATGCCGCCCACCGAGTATCTGCGCTCGGTGCGCCTGGCGGGCGCGCACGACGACCTCGCCCATGGCGCGAGCGGGATCGCCACGGTCGCCCGCCGGTGGGGCTTCGGCAGCCCGTCCCGCTTCGCGGCGTACTACCGGCGCCGCTACGGCCACGCTCCCGCCGAGACGCTGCGCGACACGTAG
- a CDS encoding SDR family NAD(P)-dependent oxidoreductase, whose amino-acid sequence MGQRGRVVVVVGASRGIGRAVAYRLARRGDRLVVVARDEEALARTAEHCRALGAQVLAVPADVTDSDALGSVVRSAVERFGRIDVWIGVTGVLAYGTVEQTPTAVYRRVLETNLIAQIDGVRRVLPVFRAQGSGRIILIGSLYSRVTAPYVSAYAASKFGLLGFAGSLRQELLDARGIDVRVIIPATIDTAVYQRAANLTGRVPRPIPPVVSPFRVARAVERSTRGRGAPVMPVGRVQSALIPFSAAFPRVFDHVVRLSMETLGLTRRPADDTLGTLDRPHHDAGRVTGGWRSPGLRAGLVALALAGAAALAGRRRRQ is encoded by the coding sequence ATGGGACAGCGCGGACGGGTCGTGGTCGTCGTGGGTGCCTCGCGAGGGATCGGGCGCGCCGTCGCCTACCGGCTCGCCCGCCGTGGCGACCGCCTGGTGGTGGTCGCGCGCGACGAGGAGGCGCTGGCCCGGACGGCCGAGCACTGCCGTGCGCTGGGGGCGCAAGTCCTCGCCGTGCCAGCCGATGTGACGGACTCCGATGCCCTCGGCTCCGTCGTCCGCAGCGCGGTGGAGCGTTTCGGGCGGATCGACGTGTGGATCGGCGTCACCGGGGTGCTGGCGTACGGAACGGTCGAGCAGACGCCCACCGCCGTGTACCGACGGGTCCTGGAGACGAACCTGATCGCCCAGATCGACGGGGTCCGCCGGGTACTCCCCGTCTTCCGCGCGCAGGGGTCGGGGCGCATCATCCTGATCGGGTCCCTGTACTCGCGCGTGACGGCGCCGTACGTCTCGGCGTACGCCGCGAGCAAGTTCGGCCTGCTCGGTTTCGCCGGCTCGCTCCGGCAGGAGCTGCTGGATGCACGGGGAATCGACGTGCGCGTGATCATCCCCGCCACGATCGACACCGCCGTCTACCAGCGCGCGGCGAACCTCACCGGTCGCGTGCCGCGCCCCATCCCGCCGGTGGTGTCGCCGTTCCGGGTGGCACGGGCCGTCGAGAGGTCGACGCGGGGCCGGGGGGCGCCGGTGATGCCGGTCGGCCGGGTGCAGTCCGCGCTGATCCCCTTCTCGGCGGCGTTCCCCCGCGTGTTCGACCACGTGGTGCGCCTGTCCATGGAGACCCTCGGTCTCACCCGCCGCCCGGCCGACGACACCCTGGGAACGCTCGATCGGCCGCACCATGACGCCGGACGCGTGACGGGCGGATGGCGCTCGCCCGGGCTGCGCGCCGGGCTGGTCGCTCTGGCCCTCGCCGGCGCCGCCGCCCTGGCGGGCCGACGGCGCCGGCAATGA